The genomic region CCAGGTAACGCTCGATCTCCCAGGAGTACACTCGCGTGCGATAGTCGTCCCACTCCTGCCGCTTGGCTTCGACCAGGCGGCCAAAGGTGTGGCTCCCCAGCGCCTCCTCGATGATCGGGTCAGCCTCAGCTGCCTCGATCGCCTCGGCCAGCGAGCCCGGAAGGGTATCCACGTGCCGCGCCGCCAGCACTGCCTTATCCAGGTGGTAGATGTCCTCCTCGATGGGCGGAGGCGGCTCCATGCCCTTCTCCATACCGTCCAGCCCCGCGGCCAGCGCGACAGCGAAGGCCAGATACGGATTGCAGCTCGGATCGGGGCAACGTAGCTCGACGCGCGTCGCCTGGGGATTGCCCTTCGACACCCGCGGCACCCGGATCAGAGCCGATCGGTTCACCCGGCCCCAAGAGACGTACACCGGCGCCTCGTAGCCCGGCACCAGCCGCTTGTAGCTGTTCACTAGGGGGGCAATCACCAGACAGAGAGCCCGGGCGTGTGCGAGCTGCCCGGCGACGAACGAGAGGGCCACGTCCGACAGACCGTACTCCGATTCGTCATCGGTGAAAGCGTTGGTGCCATCGCCCAGGCGCATGAGGCTCTGGTGAGTGTGCATGCCCGAGCCATTGACGCCGAACACAGGCTTAGGCATGAACGTCGCGTGGAGACCATTCTTCTTGGCCACCGACTTGAGCGTGTACTTGAACGTGACAGCGTTGTCGGCCGAGTGCAGAGCGTCGGCGTACCTAAAGTCTATCTCGTGCTGGCCGGTGGCCACCTCGTGGTGGCTGGCCTCGACTTCTATGCCGAACTGCTGCAACGCGTTGACCATGTCCTTGCGGACGTGTACCGCCTGATCCGTGCTCAGGTCGAAGTATCCGCCCCGATCGTGCGGCTCCAACACCACTTGTCCATGGCTGTCGAGGGGAAAGAGGAAGAACTCCAGCTCAGGCCCGGTGTTGTACCGGTAGCCCTTGGCTTCCGCTCTGGCCAGCACCCTCTTCAGGATGTACCGGGGGTCTCCGCGGAAGGGCTCGCCGTTGGGAGCGTAGACGTCGCAGATCATGCGGGCAGTCCTGGTTCCCTCCAACTGCGACCAAGGCACGGGGCTGAAAGTGGCCGGATCCGGAACGAGGTACATGTCGCTCTCGGCGATGCGAGCGAATCCCTCGATCGAGGAACCATCGAACCACACCCCGTTCTGCAGCGCGCCGCTAAGCCGCCCCACCGGGATGGTCACCGCCTTCACGATCCCCATGAGGTCGGTGAACTGGAGGTGGACGAAGTCCGTTTGCGTCTCCTCAGCCTGCTCCAGTACCCGGCGCCTATTCTCGTCAAGCACGATGTCCATCCTGAAGCCCTCCTGCTAGGTAGTGTACGGTGACTGCGCGGCACAAAGAGAAAGGGAGGCCCCCGGCTGCCTCAGCCGCGGCCTCCCTCGTTGAGTGGCCGATGACACTCACGACGGCAAGAGAGTAGCACGCCCACCCTGGGTGTGCAACTAACCGGCAGGCGCAGGATCGAGAGGACGCCTGTGCTGACGCGGCAGTAGCACGGGGGGTGGATCGCCGTAGGTGGCTTCGCCCCAAGCTCTCCGGGCAGGCTCTCGGGCTGGCTGCAAGGGCAAGGTGGCAGCGATCAAGTCCTGCCTGAGGAGTGGCCGCTCCCCGGCGCGGTAGGCACCTGGAGACCGCGCCCAGAAGCGCGCACACTCGTCGACGGCAGGTGTTCCTGGCACACAGTCAGAGCCTGCTCTCCCCTCGTCTTGGCGCAGCGAAAAGCCTGAGCGGCGGCGCTGGCCGCGATGCGTCCCCCCGATCCTAGGCTGTCACCTAGCCCTTAGTGAGGGAAGCCAGGCTGACCAGCAGCCGCTTCACGCCCTGGCCCTCGAAGGCAACCGAGACCTCGGCGTCGTCCTTGAGGCTGCGGTACTCAACCACAACTCCCCGCCCGAATTTGGGGTGGTGCACGATCTCACCCGGATGGTACTCAGTCGTCTCCTGTGCCGCCGCCGGGGTCCGTGGCTCGGGCCCAACAGCGCTGTCGGCCACCACTGCGGCCGGAATCTCCTTCAGGAAGCGAGAGGGGATGCTCGCTTCTGCCTGACCGTACAGGCGGGTAGAAGCCGAGTGCAGGAGGTAGAGCCGCCGCATCGCCCTTGTCATGCCCACGTAACAGAGACGTCGCTCTTCCTCCAGTCCCTCGGGTTCCTCCAGGGCGCGGCTGTGGGGAAGGACCCCTTCCTGCATACCCACGATGAACACCACCGGGAACTCAAGGCCCTTGGCCGTGTGCAGCGTCATCAGAACGGGGGCCTCGGTCTGGTCCTCCAGCTCGTCCACATCCGCTACCAAAGCCACTTCGTCTAGGAACCTAGCCAGTTCCTCCCTGCCGGGCCCAAAATGCTCCTCCGCCACCGCGCGCAGCTCCCCGACGTTCTCCCACTTCTCCTGTGCATCCGGGCCCGAACTCCTGAGGTAGCTGCCGTAGCCGAAGTAGAGCAGAGCCGCATCTATCATCTCGGCCACCGTCGCCGTCTCACTGGTAGAGAGCAAAGTGTCCCACGCCTCTCCGAACTCCAGCAAAGCCTGTAGGGCGCGGCCCGTCAAGGCCAGGGTGCGCTCTCCTTCCGCCTCTCTCACGTGGGTCAGGGCATCGTACGGACCCGCATCCAGCCCCGAAGCGAAGTCTCGGAAATGGCCCAGGCTGACGGGTCCCAGGCCCCGGGGCGGCACGTTGATCACTCGGTCGAACGCCACCCAGTCGTTAGGGGCCGTCACCAGCCGCAGGTAGGCCAAGACGTCCTTGATCTCGCGCCTCTGATAGAAGCGAGTGCCTCCTACCAGCCGGTAGGGCATCCGATGCCGCATGAAGGCTTCCTCGAGCGCCCGCGACTGAGCGTTCATGCGATACATGACTGCGAAGTCTCTGGGGCGATAGCCACAGCCAGCAATGAGCCGCTCGATCTCCGCCACCACGTACTCCGCTTCCTCGTCTGGCCCGCCGGCTCGATAGACCGTGACGGGCTCGCCCCCTCCGTTGGCCGCCTCCAGGTCTTTGTGCACTCGCTTCAGGTTCCGCGCTATCACCGCCTTTGCCGCATCCAGAATAGTCTGGCTGGAGCGGTAGTTCCGTTCGAGCAGCAGCGTCCTGACAGACGGGAAATCCTCGCGCACCCGGGCCAGATTGCGGTAGTCAGCCCCGCGCCACCCGTAGATGGACTGGTCCTCGTCGCCAACTAGAAACAGGTCGGTCCCTGCATCGCACAGGAGTCGAACCAGCCGGTACTGGGGAAGGTTCGTGTCCTGGAACTCGTCCACCAGGATGTGACGATAGCGTCGCCGATAGCGAGCCAGAACTTGAGGCTCGCTCTCCAGGCCCCTGACCGCGGCCAGGAGGAGGTCATCGAAGTCCAGCGCCTGGTTGGCCTCCAGTGCCGCCTGGTACGACTCGTAAATGCGGGCCACCACCTCGTGCCAGTAGGTCGGAGGGCGGTAGTCAGCCGGCCCGATCATGTCGTTCTTAGCGCGGGAGATGGCCGCTAGCACGGCGGCCGGTCGGTATCGCTTGTCGTCGACATCCAGGTGCTTGAGGACTCGCTTGATAAGGGCGATCTGGTCGTCCCGGTCGTAGATGGTGAAGCCGCGATCCAGCCCAAAGTGGTCCGCCTCGCGGCGCAGAATGCGAGCGCAGACAGAGTGGAAAGTGCCCAGAGTGACATCTGCCGCCGCCGGCCCCAGAAGTGAATCCAGCCGGGATCGCATCTCGCGGGCGGCCTTGTTGGTGAAGGTTACCGCCAGGATAGAGCGGGGCTCGACCCGGTGCAGCTCGACGAGGCAGGCGATGCGGTGCGTCAGAACGCGCGTCTTGCCGCTCCCCGGACCGGCGAGCACCAGGGTGGTTCCCAACGCACAGGTCACTGCCGCTAGCTGCTGCTCGTTCAGGCCCTCCAATACGTTCGATCGCTCCACCAACACCCCCACTTGGCACATGACCCCGCTGCCGGGCCAGACACCACAGCCTAGCACCGGCCGGCGTCAGGGAGCAAAGGTCTCCCAGACTGCGGCTGCGCTTGCCCGCAGGCCCTGAGGACGCTAAACTTAGGCGTAGTGTTTGCCCCCATCGTCTAGAGGCCTAGGACACCGCCCTTTCAAGGCGGCAACACCGATTCGAATTCGGTTGGGGGCATTCTCAGTCCACATCTCGTCTCACTGTGCCCGCTGGCCTAGCGGCCCCAGGCCAGGCATCCCCTGGGGCTGGCGATGTCAGTACGCCCTGTGACCTCCCTGAGCCGTGTCGCCCCCGTCACCTGAGGGCTATCCGTTCGGTGGCGGAAGATTCACGTCTGCCATACGCGTCCTTCACGCCAGTTTTACGGACTCCTACCGCGTTCGGTGCGACAATCGCATCGTCGTCGTATGGAGGATACCGTGCTGGATTCCCATGACCGTGATGCGGAAGCCCCTTACCTTGTAAGCTGCTGCTCGGGCGCCCCTCACGAAGTAGTCTGTTCCCTCACTCGCCTTCTGGATGAGCTGCCGATCCAGGATCGCCTGCTGCTGTCGCTTCGCTATACCGATTGCCTAGCCGATGCCGAGACTGCCGAGGTCCTGCGTGTCCCCAGTCATCGCGTCGCCGAAGCTCGCGCAGGCGCCGAGAAACGCCTACGCGCCGCTCTGGCCGCGTCCTACCCAACCCTGAGCGGAGAGTCTCATCCATGGCCGTGATTCCAGAGAGAGTAGTGGTCCATTGCCTCCCGGAAAAGGAGCTGTTACGCCTGGCGCGCCTCGGTTCCCGCCCGCAGGCTCGGCCCGCGGCCCCCGAAGCGAGCCCCGCGAGTCGCTCCGGCATTCGCGGCTGGGAAGACGTGGAGACCATGCTTGGGCTGAGACAGCGACCAGCCACTCCCTAGAGACCAATACCGACCCGGGTTCACCTTCTGGTGTTGCCCAGACAGAGCCCTGCCCCTGGGGCGACTCCGACGGCCAACGGCTGATCCCAAGATCGGGAATCACTCCCTGCCCGATCACGCCCACTTTGACGCGGCAATCGCTTCGGTGCGCAGCAGCGCACAGATTGGCCCTCCAGCTCCCTTAATCTGCCCTTAACGCAATACCAAGACCTTACCTATTGTATCCCGCGTTATACATAGGCTAACATGACTGGAGTGTGGCCCCAGGTGGCTGTACGGCGCAGCCCAGGTGCGTCGGGCCCTTTCTGCTCTGCCAAGGGACACTCGTGCCCTTGGCCCCAGTACCAACCAGCCGCAGCGGCAAGGAGTCTCATCCTCTCATGTCCGGCAGAGCGGACCCCCGCGGGCTCTCTTGGTGGCCGTTCCCGCGCCGTGCCGCGGTCTCCCATCGAGGCAGGCCGTGGAGGCAGGCGACCACAGGTGTTCGCGGGCTCAGGCTGTTGGGC from Anaerolineae bacterium harbors:
- a CDS encoding UvrD-helicase domain-containing protein, translating into MVERSNVLEGLNEQQLAAVTCALGTTLVLAGPGSGKTRVLTHRIACLVELHRVEPRSILAVTFTNKAAREMRSRLDSLLGPAAADVTLGTFHSVCARILRREADHFGLDRGFTIYDRDDQIALIKRVLKHLDVDDKRYRPAAVLAAISRAKNDMIGPADYRPPTYWHEVVARIYESYQAALEANQALDFDDLLLAAVRGLESEPQVLARYRRRYRHILVDEFQDTNLPQYRLVRLLCDAGTDLFLVGDEDQSIYGWRGADYRNLARVREDFPSVRTLLLERNYRSSQTILDAAKAVIARNLKRVHKDLEAANGGGEPVTVYRAGGPDEEAEYVVAEIERLIAGCGYRPRDFAVMYRMNAQSRALEEAFMRHRMPYRLVGGTRFYQRREIKDVLAYLRLVTAPNDWVAFDRVINVPPRGLGPVSLGHFRDFASGLDAGPYDALTHVREAEGERTLALTGRALQALLEFGEAWDTLLSTSETATVAEMIDAALLYFGYGSYLRSSGPDAQEKWENVGELRAVAEEHFGPGREELARFLDEVALVADVDELEDQTEAPVLMTLHTAKGLEFPVVFIVGMQEGVLPHSRALEEPEGLEEERRLCYVGMTRAMRRLYLLHSASTRLYGQAEASIPSRFLKEIPAAVVADSAVGPEPRTPAAAQETTEYHPGEIVHHPKFGRGVVVEYRSLKDDAEVSVAFEGQGVKRLLVSLASLTKG
- the glnA gene encoding type I glutamate--ammonia ligase produces the protein MDIVLDENRRRVLEQAEETQTDFVHLQFTDLMGIVKAVTIPVGRLSGALQNGVWFDGSSIEGFARIAESDMYLVPDPATFSPVPWSQLEGTRTARMICDVYAPNGEPFRGDPRYILKRVLARAEAKGYRYNTGPELEFFLFPLDSHGQVVLEPHDRGGYFDLSTDQAVHVRKDMVNALQQFGIEVEASHHEVATGQHEIDFRYADALHSADNAVTFKYTLKSVAKKNGLHATFMPKPVFGVNGSGMHTHQSLMRLGDGTNAFTDDESEYGLSDVALSFVAGQLAHARALCLVIAPLVNSYKRLVPGYEAPVYVSWGRVNRSALIRVPRVSKGNPQATRVELRCPDPSCNPYLAFAVALAAGLDGMEKGMEPPPPIEEDIYHLDKAVLAARHVDTLPGSLAEAIEAAEADPIIEEALGSHTFGRLVEAKRQEWDDYRTRVYSWEIERYLANY